Proteins encoded in a region of the Mycolicibacterium duvalii genome:
- a CDS encoding sensor histidine kinase, which produces MSRGRGIPLRVALVAATLLLVACGLLASGVAVTTIMQHSLMNRVDAALLDASQGWAQVPAQSLRTPIEDPNPARPPSDFYVRAVDPEGRVWVAINDRSAEPDLPGNDVGRAPVTVGSVDHPELHWRAMTVRGTGGELTTVAMDLADVNSTMRSLVYAQVGIGVAVLSVLGVLAYAVVHRSLRPLAEVEQTAAAIASGQLNRRVPERDPRTEVGRLSLALNGMLAQIQRALASSEASAQQARTSEDRMRRFITDASHELRTPLTTIRGFAELYRQGAARDVEMLMSRIESESRRMGLLVEDLLLLARLDAARPLEQHRVDLLTLATDAVHDAQSVAPNRPIRVDVFDGPGTPEVLGDEARLRQVLSNLVANALQHTPATAAVTVRVGTEDDAAILEVRDEGPGMSAEDAHRVFERFYRADSSRARTSGGTGLGLSIVDSLVWAHGGRVSVTTAPGQGSTFRVTLPRIKDSSSPTSVPVGSGQLG; this is translated from the coding sequence GTGAGCCGCGGGCGGGGAATTCCGCTGCGGGTGGCGCTGGTGGCCGCCACCCTGCTCCTGGTGGCGTGCGGGCTTCTCGCCTCGGGCGTCGCGGTCACCACGATCATGCAGCACAGCCTGATGAACCGGGTCGACGCCGCCCTGCTCGACGCGTCCCAGGGCTGGGCCCAGGTGCCGGCGCAATCCCTGCGGACCCCGATCGAGGACCCGAACCCGGCGCGCCCGCCGTCGGACTTCTACGTGCGCGCCGTCGACCCGGAGGGACGGGTCTGGGTCGCGATCAACGACCGCTCGGCCGAGCCCGACCTGCCCGGCAATGACGTCGGTCGGGCGCCGGTCACCGTGGGCTCGGTGGACCATCCCGAGTTGCACTGGCGCGCGATGACGGTGCGCGGCACGGGCGGCGAGCTGACGACGGTCGCCATGGATCTGGCCGACGTGAACTCCACGATGCGCTCGCTGGTCTACGCCCAGGTGGGCATCGGGGTGGCGGTGTTGTCGGTGCTCGGCGTCCTGGCCTACGCGGTGGTGCACCGCAGCCTGCGCCCGCTGGCCGAGGTCGAACAGACCGCCGCGGCGATCGCGTCGGGACAGCTGAACCGTCGCGTTCCCGAACGCGACCCCCGCACTGAGGTCGGCCGACTGTCCCTGGCGCTCAACGGGATGCTGGCCCAGATCCAACGGGCGCTGGCGTCGTCGGAAGCCTCAGCGCAGCAGGCGCGGACCTCCGAGGACCGGATGCGGCGGTTCATCACCGACGCCAGCCACGAGCTTCGCACACCGTTGACCACCATCCGCGGCTTCGCCGAGTTGTACCGCCAGGGCGCCGCCCGTGACGTCGAGATGCTGATGAGTCGCATCGAAAGCGAGTCGCGCCGAATGGGTTTGCTCGTCGAGGATCTACTGCTGCTGGCCCGGCTGGATGCCGCGCGACCCCTCGAGCAGCACCGGGTGGATCTCCTGACGTTGGCCACCGACGCCGTGCACGACGCGCAGTCCGTGGCGCCGAACCGCCCCATCCGCGTGGACGTGTTCGACGGACCCGGCACCCCGGAGGTGCTCGGCGACGAGGCACGGCTGCGGCAGGTGTTGTCGAACCTGGTGGCCAACGCGCTGCAGCACACGCCCGCGACCGCCGCGGTCACCGTTCGGGTCGGCACCGAGGACGACGCGGCGATCCTCGAGGTCCGCGACGAGGGGCCCGGGATGAGTGCCGAGGACGCGCACCGCGTGTTCGAGCGGTTCTACCGGGCGGACTCGTCGCGAGCCCGGACCAGCGGTGGGACGGGGTTGGGTCTGTCCATAGTCGACTCGCTGGTCTGGGCGCACGGCGGACGGGTCAGCGTCACCACCGCGCCCGGTCAGGGCAGCACGTTCCGGGTGACGCTGCCCCGCATCAAGGATTCCAGCTCGCCGACGTCGGTTCCCGTCGGCTCAGGTCAGCTCGGCTAG
- a CDS encoding HIT family protein — protein sequence MATVFTKIINRELPGRFVYEDDEIVAFLTIQPMTQGHTLVVPRAEIDNWQDIEPAVFARVMQVSQLIGKAVCKAFDTERSGVIIAGLEVPHLHVHVFPARHLSDFGFANVDPNPTPESLDEAQARIKAALAELT from the coding sequence ATGGCGACCGTTTTCACCAAGATCATCAACCGCGAGCTGCCCGGGCGCTTCGTCTACGAGGACGACGAGATCGTCGCGTTCCTGACCATCCAGCCGATGACCCAGGGGCACACCCTGGTGGTGCCGCGCGCCGAGATCGACAACTGGCAGGACATCGAGCCCGCGGTGTTCGCCCGCGTCATGCAGGTGTCCCAGCTGATCGGCAAGGCCGTCTGCAAGGCCTTCGACACCGAGCGGTCAGGCGTCATCATCGCCGGTCTGGAGGTGCCGCATCTGCACGTGCACGTCTTCCCGGCCCGGCATCTGTCGGACTTCGGGTTCGCCAACGTCGACCCGAACCCGACGCCGGAGTCGCTGGACGAGGCGCAGGCCAGGATCAAGGCCGCGCTAGCCGAGCTGACCTGA
- a CDS encoding SDR family NAD(P)-dependent oxidoreductase: MTSRRVLITGAGQGVGRGLALAFAEAGAEVVVNDLHRQRAELVADEIEAAGGAAVPVAFDVCDYEAVVAAVAQAGPVDVLINNAGNAGADGFGGRAMFAETDPADWESFLRVNLYGVLHCTRAVLPAMIANAWGRILTVVSDAGRTGDRGGAVYGAAKAGAAGLTRSVALENGRFNITANNISLGTMRTPLTEPLWAQAAESPQAKEILRNYAIRRPGVPEDVAELALMLAGEGGSWITGQTICVNGGYSFGL, translated from the coding sequence ATGACATCTCGACGCGTCCTGATCACCGGCGCGGGCCAGGGCGTCGGCCGCGGGCTGGCGCTGGCGTTCGCGGAAGCCGGCGCCGAGGTCGTGGTCAACGATCTGCACCGGCAACGCGCCGAGCTGGTGGCCGACGAGATCGAGGCCGCCGGCGGCGCGGCGGTGCCGGTGGCGTTCGACGTGTGCGACTACGAGGCCGTGGTCGCCGCGGTCGCGCAGGCGGGTCCCGTCGACGTGCTGATCAACAACGCGGGCAACGCCGGCGCCGACGGTTTCGGCGGCCGGGCCATGTTCGCCGAGACCGACCCGGCGGATTGGGAGTCGTTTCTTCGCGTCAATCTCTACGGCGTGCTGCACTGCACCCGGGCCGTCCTGCCCGCCATGATCGCCAACGCGTGGGGCCGCATCCTGACCGTGGTCTCCGATGCCGGCCGCACCGGTGACCGCGGCGGGGCGGTCTACGGAGCCGCCAAGGCGGGCGCCGCAGGGCTGACGCGGTCCGTGGCGCTGGAGAACGGCCGGTTCAACATCACCGCCAACAACATCTCGCTCGGGACGATGCGGACCCCGTTGACCGAGCCGCTGTGGGCGCAGGCAGCCGAGTCACCACAGGCCAAGGAGATCCTGCGCAACTACGCGATCCGGCGGCCCGGTGTACCCGAAGACGTCGCCGAACTGGCCCTGATGCTCGCCGGGGAGGGCGGCTCGTGGATCACCGGCCAGACGATCTGCGTCAACGGCGGGTATTCGTTCGGGTTGTGA
- a CDS encoding cytochrome P450, translating to MTDLASVDFFSDYALSQDPYAYWDSLREQNPVYREPHYGVVAVTGYQEVLAAFKDHDSFSAVNAIGGPFPPLPFIPEGDDITEQIEAHRHLFPIYEHMVVMDPPAHERARSLLNKLLTPRRLKENEEFMWQLVDSQIDRVIGNGRCEFLSEYAKPFATSAIIDLLGVPEQDRPEFLAALGAEQPDGARVGALDGEPVGSDPLQYLDDKFAGYLAERRHEPRGDVLSGMATAVYPDGSTPELIEVVKPATFLFAAGQETVTKLLSAAIKTLAEQPEHQRLLREHPDRIPTFIEESLRMHSPTKVDFRLVRKTTTLGGVHLKAGTIVMLCLGAANRDPRKFDDPHTFRPERGNVREHIAFGRGIHTCAGAPLARVEGQITVRRWLDRTTEIHLDESVHGPAGAHRFAYDPTFLLRGLTELQIEFTAAG from the coding sequence ATGACCGACCTCGCATCGGTGGATTTCTTCTCCGACTACGCGCTGAGCCAGGATCCCTACGCCTACTGGGACAGCCTGCGCGAGCAGAACCCGGTGTACCGCGAACCGCACTACGGTGTCGTCGCCGTCACCGGATATCAGGAAGTCCTGGCCGCATTCAAGGACCATGACTCGTTCTCTGCGGTCAACGCGATCGGCGGGCCGTTCCCGCCGCTGCCGTTCATCCCGGAAGGGGATGACATCACCGAGCAGATCGAGGCGCACCGGCACCTGTTCCCGATCTACGAGCACATGGTGGTGATGGACCCGCCCGCCCATGAGCGGGCCCGGTCGCTGTTGAACAAGCTGTTGACGCCGCGGCGCCTCAAGGAGAACGAGGAATTCATGTGGCAGTTGGTCGACAGCCAGATCGACCGGGTGATCGGGAATGGCCGCTGCGAGTTCCTGTCGGAGTACGCCAAACCCTTTGCCACATCGGCGATCATCGACCTGCTGGGCGTCCCGGAGCAGGACCGGCCGGAGTTCCTGGCGGCTCTGGGCGCCGAGCAGCCGGACGGCGCGCGGGTGGGTGCACTCGACGGGGAGCCGGTGGGGTCGGACCCGCTGCAGTACCTCGACGACAAGTTCGCCGGCTATCTCGCCGAGCGCCGTCACGAGCCGCGCGGTGACGTGCTCTCGGGGATGGCGACCGCGGTGTACCCCGACGGTTCGACGCCCGAACTCATCGAGGTGGTCAAGCCCGCGACGTTCCTGTTCGCGGCGGGCCAGGAGACCGTCACCAAGCTGTTGAGCGCGGCCATCAAGACACTCGCCGAACAGCCTGAGCACCAGCGGCTTCTGCGTGAGCATCCGGACCGGATCCCGACGTTCATCGAAGAGTCGCTGCGGATGCACTCCCCCACCAAGGTGGACTTCCGGTTGGTGCGCAAGACCACCACGCTCGGTGGCGTGCACCTGAAGGCGGGGACCATCGTGATGTTGTGCCTCGGTGCAGCCAACAGGGATCCGCGCAAGTTCGACGATCCCCACACCTTCCGCCCGGAACGCGGCAACGTCCGCGAGCACATCGCGTTCGGCCGGGGCATCCACACCTGCGCGGGGGCGCCGCTGGCCCGGGTCGAGGGGCAGATCACCGTGCGGCGGTGGCTGGACCGCACCACCGAGATCCATCTCGACGAATCGGTGCACGGGCCCGCCGGAGCGCATCGCTTCGCCTACGACCCGACCTTCCTGCTACGGGGTCTGACCGAGTTGCAGATCGAATTCACCGCTGCCGGATGA
- a CDS encoding TetR/AcrR family transcriptional regulator: protein MLTTVAEARSSNNARRRLIEATAKVMRDEGYAAATSRRVAAEAGVKQALVYYYFPTMDDLFVEVLRTGAESSLEHMRKALTNDDPLRALWLINSEAQRTGLNTEFMALANHRKAIRVELRAYAERVRDIETAAVTVALRANGVDLQQHPPVVISMLIAQIARSLCNESAVGVTLGHDEMRAYVDRLLGQLGSSTHG from the coding sequence ATGCTTACCACGGTGGCTGAGGCACGGTCAAGCAACAACGCACGCCGGCGACTCATCGAGGCCACGGCGAAGGTCATGCGCGACGAGGGTTACGCCGCAGCGACATCGCGGCGGGTGGCCGCCGAGGCCGGCGTCAAGCAGGCGTTGGTCTACTACTACTTCCCGACCATGGACGACTTGTTCGTCGAGGTACTGCGCACCGGGGCGGAGAGCTCTCTCGAGCACATGCGCAAGGCGCTGACCAATGACGATCCGCTGCGAGCGCTGTGGCTGATCAACAGCGAAGCCCAGCGGACCGGGCTGAACACCGAGTTCATGGCGCTGGCCAATCATCGCAAGGCGATCCGCGTCGAGCTGAGGGCTTACGCCGAGCGGGTACGCGACATCGAGACCGCAGCCGTCACGGTCGCGCTGCGCGCCAACGGCGTTGATCTGCAACAGCATCCGCCCGTGGTGATCTCGATGCTGATCGCCCAGATCGCCCGAAGCCTGTGCAACGAGAGCGCCGTCGGTGTCACCCTCGGCCACGACGAGATGCGCGCCTACGTCGACCGCCTGCTCGGACAGCTGGGTTCCTCGACCCACGGTTGA
- a CDS encoding mycofactocin-coupled SDR family oxidoreductase: MGGRVDGKVAFITGAARGQGRSHAVRLAEEGADIIAIDVCGPISSNTEIPPATPDDLAQTVDLVKGTGRRIVATEVDVRDFAAVKNAVDSGVEHLGRLDIVVANAGIGNGGQTLDRTSEEDWTDMIDVNLSGVWKSVKAAVPHLLSGGRGGSIILTSSVGGLKPYPHTGHYIAAKHGVIGLMRTFAVELGQHSIRVNAVCPTNVNTPLFMNEGTMKLFRPDLENPGPDDLAVAAQFMHVLPVGWVEPVDISNAVLFLASDEARYITGLPVTVDAGSMLK; encoded by the coding sequence ATGGGTGGTCGGGTCGACGGCAAGGTCGCGTTCATCACGGGCGCGGCGCGTGGGCAGGGGCGCAGCCATGCGGTGCGCCTGGCCGAAGAGGGCGCGGACATCATCGCGATCGACGTCTGCGGGCCGATCAGCAGCAACACCGAGATTCCGCCGGCCACACCGGACGATCTGGCACAGACCGTCGACCTGGTGAAGGGCACGGGCCGGCGGATCGTCGCTACCGAGGTCGACGTGCGCGACTTCGCGGCCGTCAAGAACGCGGTCGACTCCGGCGTGGAGCACCTGGGCCGGCTCGACATCGTGGTGGCCAACGCCGGAATCGGCAACGGCGGGCAGACACTGGACCGCACCAGTGAAGAAGACTGGACCGACATGATCGACGTCAACCTCTCCGGCGTCTGGAAGTCGGTTAAAGCTGCAGTCCCGCATCTGCTTTCCGGTGGACGCGGTGGATCTATCATTCTGACGAGCTCGGTCGGCGGGCTCAAGCCGTATCCGCACACTGGTCATTACATCGCCGCCAAGCACGGCGTGATCGGCCTGATGCGCACCTTCGCCGTCGAACTCGGCCAGCACTCGATCCGGGTCAACGCGGTCTGCCCGACCAACGTGAACACGCCGCTGTTCATGAACGAAGGCACGATGAAACTGTTCCGGCCCGACCTGGAGAACCCGGGTCCCGACGATCTGGCGGTGGCCGCGCAGTTCATGCACGTGCTGCCGGTCGGCTGGGTCGAGCCCGTCGACATCAGCAACGCCGTGCTGTTCCTGGCCTCCGACGAGGCCCGGTACATCACGGGTCTGCCGGTCACCGTCGACGCCGGCAGCATGCTCAAATAG
- a CDS encoding SDR family NAD(P)-dependent oxidoreductase: MTSSDLLSGRGAVVVGGTRGIGRAVAELLAARGAGVVVNGRDADAAREAAERIPGAVAHPGSPSEPAVADALIDACVGAFGSIDILVNCAGTAEPAGSSILNVTTAQFQELLNAHLGTVFQTCRAAAPRMVRQGSGAIVNTSSFAFLGDYGGTGYPAGKGAVNSLTLAIAAELAEHGVRANVVCPGAKTRLSSGAEYEAHIAALHRRGLLDDVSYQGARDAAPPEYAAPTYTYLVSDLARHVTGQIFIAAGGFVGRFDRQTPSLVAYRSHDDQPPWTAEEIAAQVG; the protein is encoded by the coding sequence GTGACCAGTAGCGACCTGCTGTCCGGCCGGGGTGCGGTCGTCGTCGGCGGCACCCGCGGAATCGGTCGCGCAGTCGCTGAACTGCTGGCCGCCCGAGGTGCCGGTGTGGTGGTCAACGGACGCGACGCCGACGCGGCCCGGGAAGCGGCCGAACGCATTCCGGGTGCGGTCGCCCATCCCGGATCCCCGTCGGAGCCCGCGGTCGCCGACGCCCTGATCGACGCCTGCGTCGGGGCGTTCGGTTCCATCGACATCCTGGTCAACTGCGCCGGCACCGCCGAGCCGGCCGGTTCGTCGATCCTCAACGTCACCACCGCGCAGTTCCAGGAACTTCTGAACGCCCACCTGGGCACGGTCTTCCAGACCTGTCGGGCAGCGGCACCGCGGATGGTGCGGCAGGGTTCCGGCGCGATCGTGAACACCAGTTCCTTTGCGTTCCTGGGAGATTACGGCGGCACCGGATATCCCGCCGGCAAAGGCGCGGTGAACAGCCTGACCCTGGCGATCGCCGCCGAACTCGCCGAGCACGGTGTGCGTGCCAACGTGGTGTGTCCCGGCGCCAAGACGCGGCTGTCCTCCGGAGCGGAGTACGAGGCGCACATCGCCGCGCTGCACCGACGCGGCCTGCTCGACGACGTCAGCTACCAGGGAGCGCGCGACGCCGCCCCGCCGGAGTACGCAGCCCCGACGTACACCTACCTGGTCAGCGATCTCGCCCGACACGTGACCGGTCAGATCTTCATCGCCGCCGGGGGTTTCGTCGGCCGTTTCGACCGGCAGACCCCGTCGCTCGTGGCCTACCGCAGTCACGACGACCAACCGCCGTGGACTGCCGAGGAGATCGCGGCCCAGGTCGGGTGA
- a CDS encoding nuclear transport factor 2 family protein: MTDTAQLSPVVAASRNSWRCVQTGDREGWLALMSDEIVIEDPIGEAVTNPDGTGVRGKEAVAAFYDANIGPNQLRVTCEETFPSSSPTEIAYILVLETTFPNGFVATVRGVFTYRVNDEGLITNLRGYWNMDAMTFSQPDGDQ; this comes from the coding sequence GTGACCGACACGGCGCAACTGAGCCCGGTGGTCGCGGCGTCACGGAATTCGTGGCGCTGCGTCCAAACCGGTGACCGCGAGGGCTGGCTGGCCCTGATGAGCGACGAGATCGTCATCGAGGACCCGATCGGTGAGGCCGTCACCAACCCCGACGGCACCGGCGTGCGCGGCAAGGAGGCCGTGGCGGCGTTCTATGACGCCAACATCGGCCCCAACCAGTTGCGGGTGACCTGCGAGGAGACGTTCCCGTCGAGCAGTCCGACGGAGATTGCCTACATCCTGGTACTGGAAACCACGTTCCCGAACGGCTTCGTGGCGACGGTGCGGGGCGTGTTCACCTACCGCGTCAACGACGAGGGCCTGATCACCAATCTGCGCGGCTACTGGAACATGGACGCGATGACGTTCAGCCAGCCCGACGGTGACCAGTAG
- a CDS encoding NDMA-dependent alcohol dehydrogenase: MKTKGALIWEFNQPWSIEEIEIGDPVKDEVKIQMEASGMCHSDHHLVTGDIPMAGFPVLGGHEGAGIVTEVGPGVEGLEPGDHVVLSFIPSCGSCPSCQAGMRNLCDLGAMLLQGTAVSDNTHRIHAVKDGTPVIPMTLLGTFSPYMVVHKSSVVKIDPSIPFEVACLVGCGVTTGYGSAVRSADVRPGDDVVIAGIGGVGMGALQGALNAGARNIFAIDPVEWKRDQALKFGATHAYPDIVSAMMGVGEITQGRMASKTIITTGELKGEEIDNYLNITAKGGTCVVTAVANMASSDVTLNLSMLTLLQKNLQGTIFGGGNPHFDIPQLLSMYKAGRLNLDDMVTRQYKLEQINEGYRDMLDGKNIRGVIRYTDADR, encoded by the coding sequence ATGAAGACCAAAGGCGCTCTGATCTGGGAGTTCAACCAGCCGTGGTCGATCGAGGAGATCGAGATCGGCGACCCCGTCAAGGACGAGGTCAAGATCCAGATGGAAGCCTCGGGCATGTGCCATTCGGACCACCATCTGGTCACCGGAGACATCCCGATGGCGGGCTTCCCGGTCCTCGGCGGCCACGAGGGCGCCGGCATCGTCACCGAGGTCGGACCGGGTGTCGAGGGCCTCGAGCCCGGTGACCACGTGGTGCTGTCCTTCATCCCGTCGTGCGGGTCGTGCCCGTCCTGTCAGGCCGGCATGCGCAACCTGTGCGACCTGGGCGCGATGCTGCTGCAGGGCACCGCGGTGTCGGACAACACCCACCGCATCCACGCGGTCAAGGACGGCACCCCGGTCATCCCGATGACCCTGCTCGGCACCTTCAGCCCGTACATGGTCGTGCACAAGAGCTCGGTGGTGAAGATCGATCCGTCCATCCCGTTCGAGGTGGCCTGCCTCGTCGGCTGCGGTGTGACCACCGGCTACGGGTCGGCGGTTCGCAGCGCTGACGTCCGTCCGGGCGACGACGTCGTCATCGCCGGCATCGGCGGCGTCGGCATGGGCGCGTTGCAGGGGGCCCTCAACGCCGGCGCCCGCAACATCTTCGCGATCGACCCGGTCGAGTGGAAGCGCGACCAGGCGCTGAAGTTCGGCGCGACCCACGCCTACCCGGACATCGTCAGCGCGATGATGGGCGTCGGCGAGATCACCCAGGGCCGGATGGCGTCGAAGACCATCATCACGACCGGCGAGCTCAAGGGCGAGGAGATCGACAACTACCTCAACATCACGGCCAAGGGCGGTACGTGTGTGGTCACCGCCGTGGCCAACATGGCCAGCTCGGACGTGACGCTGAATCTGTCGATGCTGACGCTGCTGCAGAAGAACCTGCAGGGCACCATCTTCGGTGGCGGCAACCCGCACTTCGACATCCCGCAGCTGCTGTCGATGTACAAGGCCGGCAGGCTCAACCTCGACGACATGGTGACCCGGCAGTACAAGCTCGAGCAGATCAACGAGGGCTACCGGGACATGCTGGACGGCAAGAACATCCGCGGAGTCATCCGCTACACCGACGCCGACCGGTAA
- a CDS encoding nuclear transport factor 2 family protein, with protein sequence MATREQLEDWVERWLKANQDAEAAGDWKPLAEFYTDDATYGWNIGPKEDVMCVNKDEIRDIALGLEMEGLENWVYEYQKVLIDEKQNEIVGFWKQIANKSDGTRDEIYGIGGSWFRLDDQLLIEWQRDFFDFGHVAKGYAKLIESGDLTPAMQKRIERSLAGEKLPGYYPLGEAPVPIW encoded by the coding sequence ATGGCAACCCGTGAGCAACTCGAGGACTGGGTCGAACGCTGGCTCAAGGCCAACCAGGACGCCGAAGCTGCCGGTGACTGGAAGCCGCTCGCGGAGTTCTACACCGACGATGCCACCTACGGCTGGAACATCGGCCCCAAGGAAGACGTCATGTGCGTCAATAAGGACGAGATCCGCGACATCGCTCTCGGCCTGGAGATGGAGGGCCTGGAGAACTGGGTGTACGAGTACCAGAAGGTGCTGATCGACGAGAAGCAGAACGAGATCGTCGGCTTCTGGAAGCAGATCGCCAACAAGAGCGACGGCACCCGCGATGAGATCTACGGCATCGGCGGCAGCTGGTTCCGCCTCGACGACCAACTGCTCATCGAGTGGCAGCGCGACTTCTTCGACTTCGGTCACGTGGCGAAGGGGTACGCCAAGCTCATCGAGTCCGGCGACCTGACCCCGGCCATGCAGAAGCGCATCGAACGGTCGCTGGCCGGGGAGAAACTGCCCGGGTACTACCCGCTCGGCGAGGCCCCCGTCCCGATCTGGTGA
- a CDS encoding ferredoxin translates to MGCYRIELDEDLCQGHAMCELEAPEVFRVPKRGVVEILDPEPADELRAAVELAVDMCPTRALSITEKE, encoded by the coding sequence ATGGGCTGCTACCGCATTGAACTCGACGAGGATCTGTGCCAGGGCCACGCCATGTGCGAGCTCGAAGCCCCCGAGGTGTTCCGAGTGCCCAAGCGCGGGGTCGTCGAGATCCTCGACCCGGAACCTGCCGACGAACTGCGCGCAGCCGTGGAACTGGCCGTCGACATGTGCCCGACCCGGGCACTGTCCATCACAGAAAAGGAATGA
- a CDS encoding cytochrome P450, protein MTAIKEVQRVSGGDEEHGHLEEFRTDPIGLMKRVREECGDVGWFQLAGKQVVLLSGAEANEFFFRSTDSELNQAEAYPFMTPIFGEGVVFDADPERRAEMLHNTALRGEQMKGHAATIEAEVRKMIADWGDEGEIELLDFFSELTIYTSTACLIGLKFRDQLDSRFANYYHLLERGTDPLCYVDPYLPIESFRIRDEARASLVELVQEVMHGRIANPPSDKSDRDLLDVLVSVKDDDGNPRFSADEVTGMFISLMFAGHHTSSGTSSWTLIELLRHPEFYAKVQQELDDLYADGQEVSFHALRQIPHLDNALKETLRLHPPLIILMRVAQDEFEVAGYPIHKGQMVAASPAISNRIPEDFPEPDAFDPDRYEKPRQEDLINRWTWIPFGAGKHRCVGAAFAQMQIKAIFSVLLREYEFEMAQPPESYRNDHSKMVVQLARPAKVTYRKRVKD, encoded by the coding sequence ATGACCGCGATCAAGGAAGTGCAGCGGGTATCCGGTGGCGACGAGGAACACGGCCACCTCGAGGAGTTCCGCACCGACCCGATCGGTCTGATGAAACGGGTCCGCGAGGAGTGCGGGGACGTCGGCTGGTTCCAGCTCGCCGGCAAGCAGGTGGTGTTGCTCTCGGGCGCCGAGGCCAACGAGTTCTTCTTCCGGTCCACTGACAGCGAACTCAACCAGGCCGAGGCCTACCCGTTCATGACGCCGATCTTCGGGGAGGGCGTGGTTTTCGACGCCGACCCCGAACGCCGCGCCGAGATGCTGCACAACACCGCGCTGCGCGGCGAGCAGATGAAGGGCCACGCCGCCACCATCGAGGCCGAGGTCCGCAAGATGATCGCCGACTGGGGCGACGAAGGCGAGATCGAGCTGCTGGACTTCTTCTCCGAGCTGACGATCTACACCTCCACCGCGTGCCTGATCGGGCTGAAGTTCCGCGACCAGTTGGATTCGCGTTTCGCCAACTACTACCACCTCCTCGAGCGCGGTACCGACCCGCTCTGCTACGTCGACCCGTACCTGCCGATCGAGAGCTTCCGCATCCGCGACGAGGCCCGGGCCAGCCTGGTCGAGTTGGTCCAGGAGGTCATGCACGGGCGAATCGCCAACCCGCCCAGCGACAAGAGCGATCGCGACCTGCTCGACGTGCTGGTGTCGGTCAAGGACGACGACGGCAACCCGCGGTTCTCGGCCGACGAGGTCACCGGCATGTTCATCTCGTTGATGTTCGCCGGGCACCACACCAGCTCGGGCACCTCGTCCTGGACGCTGATCGAGTTGCTGCGGCACCCGGAGTTCTACGCCAAGGTCCAGCAGGAGCTCGATGACCTGTACGCAGACGGCCAGGAGGTGAGTTTCCATGCGCTGCGCCAGATCCCCCATCTGGACAATGCGCTCAAAGAGACGCTCCGCCTGCACCCACCGCTGATCATCCTGATGCGGGTGGCCCAGGACGAGTTCGAGGTCGCCGGGTATCCGATCCACAAGGGCCAGATGGTCGCGGCTTCTCCGGCCATCTCCAACCGGATTCCCGAGGACTTTCCCGAGCCGGACGCGTTCGACCCCGACCGCTACGAGAAACCGCGCCAGGAAGATCTGATCAACCGCTGGACCTGGATTCCGTTCGGAGCCGGCAAGCACCGCTGCGTCGGTGCCGCATTCGCGCAGATGCAGATCAAGGCGATCTTCTCGGTGCTTCTGCGCGAGTACGAGTTCGAGATGGCGCAGCCGCCCGAGAGCTATCGCAACGACCACTCGAAGATGGTCGTGCAGCTGGCACGGCCGGCGAAGGTGACGTACCGCAAACGGGTGAAAGACTGA